In Pseudonocardia sp. C8, one genomic interval encodes:
- a CDS encoding DNA polymerase III subunit gamma and tau, which translates to MALALYRKYRPAKLADVVGQEHVTEPLATALSAGRINHAYLFSGPRGCGKTSSARILARSLNCEQGPTPDPCGECASCVALAPEGPGSIDVVELDAASHGGVEDARELRDRAFYAPAESRYRVFVVDEAHMVTNQGFNALLKIVEEPPEHLVFVFATTEPDKVLPTIRSRTHHYPFRLIPPGTMRSLLERICGEEHVTVAPPVFPLVIRAGGGSARDTLSVLDQLLAGAGPEGVTYDRAVALLGVTDSALIDDAVDALAAADSAAVYGAVDRLVEAGHDPRRFASDLLQRFRDLMLIQAVPDAAEQGLVDGADDELSRMADQAARLGAATLTRYGEILHQGLIDMRGATAPRLLLELLCARMLLPAATTSDGGLLERLERIERRNAIVSDGADDGGAPAKRFVRPSERAAGPADPGPPGDTGAADSGSAGPAASEAASAAATGHGPAASGSEAASGAAADGGGPGGDGSAATTPSEEATPPASTRPVPGDGGTHPADAPGQGRPREATAPEAQAAAPTPPERTRPAPPRDGAPPDAAPPASAQPAPAAGSLDATAVRRVWSEILSAVRQRSRSTEALLVNATVRAVDGDTLVLAIAAPPLARRLSEQRNTDVISEALRAVLGVQWRVRCDQGEAAGPPRRAAPERPQRPVPQRPSQQPGRQQTPPPQAGPARRSPAPDGDIPLPPEPPPEDAPPDLDEPGPRRPSGNGDAARSSPASQADEEEAMLAEAAAEAASPAARRDPEAAALGILKEQLGARTIEPR; encoded by the coding sequence GTGGCTCTGGCTCTGTACCGCAAGTACCGCCCGGCCAAGCTGGCCGACGTCGTGGGGCAGGAGCACGTCACCGAGCCCCTGGCCACGGCCCTGTCCGCGGGGCGGATCAATCACGCCTACCTGTTCTCGGGGCCGCGTGGCTGCGGGAAGACGTCGTCGGCCCGGATCCTCGCCCGTTCGCTGAACTGCGAGCAGGGGCCGACACCCGATCCCTGCGGGGAGTGTGCGTCGTGCGTGGCGCTCGCACCCGAGGGGCCGGGCAGCATCGACGTCGTCGAGCTCGACGCGGCCTCGCACGGTGGTGTCGAGGACGCCCGCGAGCTGCGGGACCGGGCGTTCTACGCGCCCGCCGAGTCGCGCTACCGGGTCTTCGTCGTCGACGAGGCCCACATGGTCACCAACCAGGGTTTCAACGCGCTCCTGAAGATCGTCGAGGAGCCGCCGGAGCACCTGGTCTTCGTGTTCGCGACGACCGAGCCGGACAAGGTCCTCCCGACGATCCGGTCGCGGACCCACCACTACCCGTTCCGGCTGATCCCGCCGGGGACCATGCGCTCGCTGCTGGAGCGGATCTGCGGCGAGGAGCACGTCACCGTCGCGCCGCCGGTGTTCCCGCTGGTCATCCGGGCCGGCGGGGGTTCCGCCCGGGACACGCTGTCGGTGCTGGACCAGCTTCTGGCCGGGGCCGGGCCGGAGGGCGTCACCTACGACCGGGCGGTCGCCCTGCTCGGCGTCACCGACTCGGCGCTCATCGACGACGCGGTGGACGCGCTCGCCGCGGCCGACTCCGCCGCCGTCTACGGCGCGGTGGACCGCCTGGTCGAGGCCGGGCACGATCCGCGCCGCTTCGCCAGCGACCTGCTGCAGCGCTTCCGGGACCTGATGCTGATCCAGGCCGTCCCGGACGCCGCCGAGCAGGGCCTCGTCGACGGCGCGGACGACGAGCTGTCGCGGATGGCGGACCAGGCGGCCCGGCTCGGCGCGGCCACCCTCACCCGGTACGGCGAGATCCTGCACCAGGGCCTGATCGACATGCGAGGTGCGACGGCGCCGCGGCTGCTGCTCGAGCTGCTGTGCGCCCGGATGCTGCTGCCCGCCGCCACCACCTCGGACGGCGGGCTGCTCGAGCGGCTGGAACGGATCGAACGCCGGAACGCGATCGTCTCCGACGGCGCCGACGACGGCGGCGCACCCGCCAAGCGGTTCGTGCGCCCCAGCGAGCGGGCGGCCGGCCCAGCCGACCCGGGACCGCCCGGGGACACCGGGGCGGCCGATTCCGGGAGTGCGGGACCGGCCGCGTCCGAGGCGGCGAGCGCCGCGGCCACCGGGCATGGCCCGGCGGCCTCCGGGTCCGAGGCGGCGAGCGGTGCGGCCGCGGACGGCGGAGGGCCCGGCGGCGACGGCTCCGCCGCGACCACTCCGTCCGAGGAGGCGACCCCGCCGGCGTCCACCCGGCCCGTCCCCGGTGACGGGGGCACCCACCCGGCGGACGCGCCCGGGCAGGGCCGGCCACGCGAGGCCACGGCGCCCGAGGCGCAGGCGGCCGCACCCACCCCACCGGAGCGCACCCGCCCGGCCCCACCCCGGGACGGTGCGCCCCCCGACGCGGCCCCGCCGGCGTCCGCGCAGCCCGCGCCGGCGGCCGGGTCGCTGGACGCCACGGCCGTCCGCCGGGTCTGGTCGGAGATCCTCTCCGCGGTGCGGCAGCGCAGCCGCAGCACCGAGGCGCTGCTGGTCAACGCCACCGTGCGGGCGGTCGACGGGGACACCCTCGTCCTGGCCATCGCGGCGCCGCCGCTGGCGCGCCGGCTCTCGGAGCAACGCAACACCGACGTCATCAGCGAGGCGCTGCGGGCGGTGCTCGGCGTGCAGTGGCGGGTGCGCTGCGACCAGGGCGAGGCGGCCGGGCCGCCTCGCCGGGCCGCCCCGGAGCGGCCGCAGCGCCCGGTCCCGCAGCGGCCCTCGCAGCAGCCCGGCCGGCAGCAGACCCCTCCGCCGCAGGCCGGGCCCGCGCGGCGGTCCCCGGCCCCGGACGGCGACATCCCGCTGCCGCCCGAACCGCCGCCGGAGGACGCCCCACCGGACCTCGACGAGCCCGGGCCCCGGCGCCCGTCCGGGAACGGGGACGCGGCCCGGTCGTCACCGGCCAGCCAGGCCGACGAGGAGGAGGCGATGCTCGCCGAGGCGGCTGCCGAGGCGGCCTCGCCGGCGGCCCGGCGGGACCCGGAGGCCGCCGCGCTGGGCATCCTCAAGGAGCAGCTGGGCGCCCGGACCATCGAACCCCGGTGA
- a CDS encoding dienelactone hydrolase family protein: MHVISEQRLDDTVLEREFVLGEVPGTLWTPGSTAAPLILMAHNNGLPKSDPRLVARARQFATRGYAVATIDAAGCGDRPRSATEERARADLRRAVQAGGPVDEVFESVVGPLVERAAPEWRTTLDTLLSLPGIAGPVGYSGWTAVGIRLAVTEPRIAAVGLFAGGFVPRTQREEARLVTVPLLFLLQWDDEGNPRQRALDLFDAFGSTQKTLHANMGGHVGTPWFEVEDAGRFYDRHLR, from the coding sequence ATGCATGTCATTTCCGAGCAGCGGCTCGACGACACCGTTCTCGAACGCGAGTTCGTCCTCGGCGAGGTCCCCGGCACCCTGTGGACGCCGGGATCCACGGCGGCCCCGCTGATCCTCATGGCCCACAACAACGGCCTGCCCAAGAGCGACCCCCGGCTCGTGGCCCGGGCCCGGCAGTTCGCGACGCGCGGGTACGCGGTGGCCACCATCGACGCCGCCGGGTGCGGTGACCGGCCCCGGTCGGCCACCGAGGAACGGGCCCGCGCCGACCTCCGCCGGGCGGTGCAGGCCGGCGGACCGGTCGACGAGGTCTTCGAGTCCGTGGTCGGCCCGCTGGTCGAGCGGGCGGCACCGGAATGGCGGACCACCCTCGACACCCTCCTGTCGCTTCCCGGGATCGCCGGCCCGGTCGGGTACTCGGGGTGGACCGCCGTGGGCATCCGGCTGGCGGTGACCGAACCGCGAATCGCGGCCGTCGGCCTCTTCGCCGGGGGGTTCGTGCCCCGCACCCAACGCGAGGAGGCCCGCCTGGTCACCGTTCCACTGCTGTTCCTGCTGCAGTGGGACGACGAGGGGAACCCCCGGCAGCGGGCGCTGGACCTGTTCGACGCCTTCGGCAGCACGCAGAAGACGCTGCACGCCAACATGGGCGGGCACGTCGGCACCCCGTGGTTCGAGGTGGAGGACGCGGGTCGGTTCTACGACCGGCACCTGCGGTGA
- a CDS encoding N-acetylmuramoyl-L-alanine amidase, which translates to MHAPIRSAAALLAATALCSACAAVPGASATPPARATVQSAAATAPAAPVVLLDPGHNGGNRAARDAIDRPVPDGRGGTKPCNTTGTATAAGYPEHAFAWDLAQRVRARLEASGVRVVTTRGADDGVGPCVDARGAAGGRAGAVAAVSLHADGAAPSARGFHVAHADPPVHGTGPASRRLATALRDALRSGRFSPAGYIGRDGLDGRDDLAGLNLSTVPTALVEAGNMRNAEDAAVLASAAGRDRYAAAISAGVLAYLGR; encoded by the coding sequence GTGCACGCCCCGATCCGTTCCGCCGCCGCGCTCCTCGCAGCCACCGCCCTGTGCAGCGCCTGTGCCGCCGTGCCGGGCGCGTCGGCGACGCCACCCGCCCGGGCCACCGTGCAGTCGGCCGCCGCGACGGCCCCGGCCGCCCCGGTCGTGCTGCTCGACCCCGGGCACAACGGCGGCAACCGGGCCGCTAGGGACGCGATCGACCGCCCGGTGCCGGACGGTCGCGGCGGCACGAAACCGTGCAACACGACCGGGACCGCCACGGCGGCCGGCTACCCCGAGCACGCCTTCGCCTGGGACCTCGCCCAGCGGGTCCGGGCCCGGCTGGAGGCCTCCGGGGTGCGGGTGGTGACGACCCGCGGCGCCGACGACGGAGTCGGGCCCTGCGTCGATGCGCGCGGCGCGGCGGGCGGCCGGGCCGGCGCGGTGGCCGCGGTGTCCCTGCACGCCGACGGGGCCGCGCCGTCGGCCCGGGGCTTCCACGTCGCGCACGCCGACCCGCCGGTGCACGGCACCGGGCCCGCGTCCCGGCGGCTGGCGACCGCGCTGCGGGACGCGCTGCGCTCGGGCCGGTTCAGCCCGGCCGGCTACATCGGGCGGGACGGTCTCGACGGCCGCGACGACCTCGCCGGGCTGAACCTGTCCACGGTGCCGACCGCGCTGGTCGAGGCGGGGAACATGCGCAACGCCGAGGACGCCGCCGTGCTGGCGAGCGCCGCGGGCCGGGACCGCTACGCCGCGGCGATCAGCGCCGGCGTGCTCGCCTACCTCGGGCGGTGA
- a CDS encoding dihydrofolate reductase family protein — protein MTQMLRVQNFTVSSDGFGAGENQSLERPFGHADPGEMFAWAGATASWPNRTDPGGSRGLDDYFTRDFTRNIGAEIMGRNKFGPQRGPWADHDWRGWWGDEPPFHTPVFVLTHHERPSFSLGDTTFHFVQGDPATVLERARAAANGKDVRLGGGTSVIREFLDADLVDTMHVVVAPVKLGSGVRLWESPDELRDRFHLDVVPSSSGVTHHLFWRK, from the coding sequence GTGACCCAGATGCTCAGAGTCCAGAACTTCACCGTCTCCAGCGACGGGTTCGGCGCCGGCGAGAACCAGAGCCTCGAGCGACCGTTCGGGCATGCCGACCCCGGCGAGATGTTCGCGTGGGCCGGCGCCACCGCGAGCTGGCCCAACCGCACGGATCCCGGTGGAAGCCGCGGCCTCGACGACTACTTCACCCGGGACTTCACCCGTAACATCGGGGCCGAGATCATGGGGCGCAACAAGTTCGGCCCCCAGCGTGGTCCCTGGGCGGACCACGACTGGCGCGGCTGGTGGGGCGACGAGCCGCCGTTCCACACCCCCGTGTTCGTGCTGACCCACCATGAGCGTCCGTCGTTCAGCCTCGGCGACACGACGTTCCACTTCGTGCAGGGTGACCCGGCAACGGTCCTCGAACGGGCACGAGCGGCCGCGAACGGCAAGGACGTCCGTCTCGGCGGCGGAACCTCCGTCATCCGCGAGTTCCTCGACGCGGACCTCGTCGACACCATGCACGTCGTGGTCGCACCGGTGAAGCTCGGATCCGGGGTACGGCTCTGGGAGTCTCCCGACGAGCTCCGTGACCGCTTCCACCTCGACGTCGTGCCCAGTTCGAGCGGGGTCACGCACCACCTCTTCTGGCGGAAGTGA
- a CDS encoding metal ABC transporter permease yields MAWLVEPLQFGFMQRALLVAVVAGTVGALLSCWLTLVGWSLMGDAVSHAVLPGVVLSYIIGIPFGVGAFVFGAGAVALIGVVRRTSRVKEDAAIGVVFTGLFALGLVLISTTPSDTDLAHILFGNLLGLSGADVVQILVLGALTVLIVAVKHRDFTLVAFDRTHAHAVGIDPRRTEAVLLGLLALAVVVALQAVGIVLVVAVLIVPGATAYLLTDRMERMLLIAVLVAVAAAVAGTYLSYHLDVSTGGSVVVCLTVEFTLAYLFGPRHGLLGRRRLAARAPSARTS; encoded by the coding sequence ATCGCCTGGCTGGTCGAGCCGCTGCAGTTCGGGTTCATGCAGCGGGCGCTGCTGGTCGCCGTGGTCGCCGGGACGGTCGGGGCGCTGCTGTCCTGCTGGCTGACCCTGGTCGGCTGGTCGCTGATGGGCGACGCCGTCTCGCACGCGGTGCTGCCCGGGGTGGTGCTGTCCTACATCATCGGGATCCCGTTCGGGGTGGGCGCGTTCGTGTTCGGTGCGGGCGCGGTGGCGCTGATCGGGGTGGTCCGGCGGACGTCGCGGGTGAAGGAGGACGCGGCGATCGGCGTCGTGTTCACCGGCCTGTTCGCGCTCGGGCTGGTGCTGATCTCGACGACGCCGTCGGACACCGACCTCGCCCACATCCTGTTCGGCAACCTGCTCGGGCTCTCCGGGGCGGACGTCGTCCAGATCCTCGTGCTGGGCGCGCTGACCGTGCTGATCGTGGCGGTCAAGCACCGCGACTTCACCCTGGTCGCGTTCGACCGCACGCACGCGCACGCGGTCGGGATCGACCCGCGCCGCACCGAGGCGGTGCTGCTCGGGCTGCTCGCGCTGGCCGTCGTCGTCGCGCTGCAGGCGGTGGGGATCGTGCTGGTCGTCGCGGTGCTGATCGTGCCGGGGGCGACGGCGTACCTGCTGACCGACCGGATGGAACGGATGCTGCTGATCGCGGTGCTGGTCGCGGTCGCTGCGGCGGTGGCGGGCACCTACCTCAGCTACCACCTCGACGTCTCCACCGGTGGGTCGGTCGTCGTCTGCCTGACGGTGGAGTTCACGCTCGCGTACCTGTTCGGCCCGCGACACGGGCTGCTGGGCCGGCGGCGGCTCGCGGCGAGGGCGCCGTCCGCGCGGACGTCGTGA
- a CDS encoding metal ABC transporter ATP-binding protein, producing MTALEVTGLTVRHGDVLALDDVSLRLDPGTVCGLMGPNGSGKSTLFRAVMGLVAPERGTVRVLGTTSAGARRRAAVAYMPQAEEIDPDFPIVAHQVVLTGRYAGMGIARRARPADRAAVAAALDRVGMTGLADRQIGRLSGGQRKRVFLARAIAQDAPLLLLDEPFAGVDHGTQAELTGVLHQLRDAGCTVLVSTHDVGGVSRLCDRVALLAGQLLADGTPDEVLTPDVLGRVFGLRGAS from the coding sequence ATGACCGCGCTCGAGGTCACCGGGCTGACCGTCCGGCACGGTGACGTGCTCGCCCTCGACGACGTCTCGCTGCGGCTCGACCCGGGCACGGTCTGCGGGCTGATGGGCCCCAACGGCTCCGGCAAGTCGACGTTGTTCCGCGCGGTGATGGGCCTGGTCGCGCCGGAACGGGGCACGGTCCGCGTGCTGGGGACGACCTCGGCCGGAGCCCGCCGCCGGGCGGCCGTCGCCTACATGCCGCAGGCCGAGGAGATCGACCCGGACTTCCCGATCGTCGCCCACCAGGTCGTCCTCACCGGGCGGTACGCCGGCATGGGGATCGCCCGGCGCGCACGGCCGGCCGACCGGGCGGCGGTCGCGGCCGCCCTGGACCGGGTCGGCATGACCGGGCTGGCGGACCGGCAGATCGGGCGGCTCTCCGGCGGGCAGCGCAAGCGCGTCTTCCTGGCCCGGGCGATCGCTCAGGACGCGCCGTTGCTGCTGCTCGACGAGCCCTTCGCCGGCGTCGACCACGGCACGCAGGCCGAGCTGACCGGCGTGCTGCACCAGCTGCGCGACGCCGGCTGCACGGTCCTGGTGTCCACGCACGACGTCGGCGGGGTGTCCCGGCTGTGCGACCGGGTGGCGCTGCTGGCCGGGCAGCTGCTCGCCGACGGGACCCCGGACGAGGTCCTCACCCCCGACGTGCTCGGCCGGGTGTTCGGGCTGCGGGGGGCGTCGTGA
- a CDS encoding putative immunity protein gives MTTEDLRVVTRYAVECAEDVLPIFEDPHPHDRRPRAAIDAARAFVGGAARSRLQRVTSLDAHRAAKEATIEAAVHSARAAGDAAAAAYLHPPGAVWEWTSIRARTSQVGHILRPAAHAARATELAAGRDPATGDLYIERARLRATPALADIVRRYPPPPDGVNRVARLMTALDTALRTR, from the coding sequence TTGACGACGGAGGACCTCCGCGTGGTCACCCGCTATGCCGTCGAGTGCGCCGAGGACGTCCTGCCGATCTTCGAGGACCCGCATCCGCACGACCGACGCCCGCGCGCGGCGATCGACGCGGCGCGAGCCTTCGTCGGCGGCGCGGCACGATCCCGGCTGCAGCGCGTCACCTCTCTCGACGCGCACCGGGCCGCGAAGGAGGCGACGATCGAGGCGGCTGTGCACTCGGCGCGCGCGGCCGGCGATGCGGCCGCGGCGGCGTACCTCCATCCACCCGGGGCGGTGTGGGAGTGGACGTCAATCCGGGCCCGGACGTCCCAGGTCGGGCACATCCTGCGCCCCGCCGCGCACGCGGCGCGCGCTACGGAGCTGGCTGCCGGGCGCGATCCTGCCACCGGAGACCTGTACATCGAGCGGGCCCGGCTGCGTGCGACGCCTGCGCTCGCCGACATCGTCCGCCGGTACCCACCGCCGCCTGACGGGGTGAACCGCGTCGCCCGGCTCATGACGGCCTTGGACACGGCGCTGCGCACCCGCTGA
- a CDS encoding metal ABC transporter substrate-binding protein, translating to MVVLVAGLLAAGCSGQPRPDDDPRPVVLTTFTVLADMTRQVAGDRVRVESITRPGAEIHDYEPSPDDLVRGAGADLLIENGLGLERWFERFVDRAEVPSVVASEGVPPVPIAAGEYRDRPNPHAWMSPSAGIRYVENIRAALTRLDPEGAAAYAANAARYSAQLRAVGDELAADLASIPPAQRVLVTCEGAFSYLARDSGLREAYLWPVNSEGEGTPRQITDVVAFVRANRVPAVFCESTVNDSAQRRVAEETGARLAGTLHVDSLTGPGGPVPSYLDLLRDDARTIAEGLTGVRR from the coding sequence GTGGTCGTGCTGGTCGCGGGCCTGCTCGCCGCCGGCTGCTCGGGGCAGCCCCGGCCGGACGACGATCCGCGCCCGGTCGTGCTCACGACGTTCACCGTGCTGGCCGACATGACCCGCCAGGTCGCGGGTGACCGGGTACGGGTGGAGTCGATCACCCGTCCGGGTGCGGAGATCCACGACTACGAGCCGTCGCCGGACGATCTCGTCCGCGGGGCGGGCGCGGACCTGCTGATCGAGAACGGCCTCGGGCTCGAGCGCTGGTTCGAGCGGTTCGTCGACCGGGCCGAGGTGCCCTCGGTCGTGGCGAGCGAGGGCGTGCCACCCGTGCCGATCGCGGCGGGGGAGTACCGGGACCGGCCCAACCCGCACGCCTGGATGTCCCCCTCCGCAGGCATCCGGTACGTCGAGAACATCCGGGCCGCGCTGACCCGGCTGGACCCGGAGGGCGCGGCCGCGTACGCCGCCAACGCCGCGCGGTACTCCGCGCAGCTGCGGGCGGTGGGTGACGAGCTGGCCGCGGACCTGGCCTCGATCCCGCCGGCGCAGCGGGTGCTGGTCACCTGCGAGGGCGCGTTCTCCTACCTCGCCCGCGACTCCGGCCTGCGCGAGGCGTACCTGTGGCCGGTCAACAGCGAGGGCGAGGGCACCCCGCGACAGATCACCGACGTCGTCGCGTTCGTCCGGGCGAACCGGGTCCCCGCGGTGTTCTGCGAGTCCACGGTGAACGACTCCGCCCAGCGGCGGGTGGCCGAGGAGACCGGCGCGCGGCTGGCCGGGACGCTGCACGTCGACTCGCTGACCGGTCCGGGCGGCCCGGTCCCGTCGTACCTGGACCTGCTCCGGGACGACGCCCGCACGATCGCCGAAGGCCTCACCGGGGTCCGCCGATGA
- a CDS encoding YnfA family protein gives MTVLRSIVLFAIAALCEIGGAWLVWQGVREHRGWLWIGAGVVALGLYGFVATLQPDAHFGRILAAYGGVFVAGSLAWGVLADGFRPDRWDVTGALICLAGVAVIMYAPRPV, from the coding sequence ATGACCGTTCTGCGCTCGATCGTCCTGTTCGCGATCGCCGCCCTGTGCGAGATCGGCGGCGCCTGGCTGGTCTGGCAGGGCGTGCGCGAGCATCGCGGGTGGCTGTGGATCGGTGCCGGGGTGGTCGCGCTGGGCCTCTACGGGTTCGTCGCGACGCTGCAGCCGGATGCCCACTTCGGCCGCATCCTGGCCGCGTACGGCGGTGTGTTCGTGGCCGGGTCGCTGGCCTGGGGCGTGCTCGCCGACGGCTTCCGGCCGGACCGCTGGGACGTGACCGGTGCCCTGATCTGCCTGGCGGGCGTCGCGGTGATCATGTATGCGCCGCGTCCGGTGTAG
- a CDS encoding (2Fe-2S)-binding protein: protein MSTHTFKVNGELVSVDVEDDVRLLWVLRDLLGVKGPKYGCGINVCKACTSHINGKAFNPCSVPVGALSESDEVTTIEGLADGDELHPMQKAWIDNDVAQCGYCQPGQIMAAVALVKRCAEEGRSIDDDALDEIRNICRCGTYNRIREAIKAGADNM from the coding sequence ATGTCGACACACACGTTCAAGGTCAACGGCGAGCTCGTCTCCGTCGACGTCGAGGACGACGTCCGGCTGCTCTGGGTCCTGCGTGACCTGCTGGGGGTCAAGGGCCCCAAGTACGGGTGCGGGATCAACGTCTGCAAGGCCTGCACGTCGCACATCAACGGCAAGGCGTTCAACCCGTGCTCGGTGCCGGTCGGTGCGCTCTCCGAGTCGGACGAGGTGACCACGATCGAGGGGCTCGCCGACGGCGACGAGCTGCACCCGATGCAGAAGGCCTGGATCGACAACGACGTCGCCCAGTGCGGCTACTGCCAGCCCGGCCAGATCATGGCCGCGGTGGCGCTGGTGAAGCGGTGCGCCGAGGAGGGCCGGTCGATCGACGACGACGCCCTCGACGAGATCCGCAACATCTGCCGGTGCGGCACCTACAACCGGATCCGCGAGGCGATCAAGGCCGGCGCCGACAACATGTGA
- a CDS encoding SMR family transporter, which produces MAWVYLVVSGVLETVWAAALSQSKGFSRLGPSVLFAVALFFSMAGLSLALRELPVGTAYAIWVGIGAVGAAIYGMVALGEPATTARLLCLVAIVGGVVGLKVLH; this is translated from the coding sequence GTGGCCTGGGTCTACCTGGTCGTCTCGGGTGTGCTGGAGACCGTGTGGGCGGCTGCCCTATCGCAGAGCAAGGGGTTCAGCCGGCTCGGACCGTCGGTCCTGTTCGCGGTCGCGCTGTTCTTCAGCATGGCCGGGCTGTCGCTGGCCCTGCGCGAGCTGCCGGTCGGGACCGCGTACGCAATCTGGGTCGGCATCGGCGCGGTCGGCGCCGCGATCTACGGGATGGTCGCGCTCGGCGAGCCGGCGACGACCGCGCGGCTGCTGTGCCTGGTCGCGATCGTCGGTGGCGTCGTCGGGCTCAAGGTCCTCCACTGA
- a CDS encoding YbaB/EbfC family nucleoid-associated protein, with protein sequence MQTILQQAQKMQQQLQQVQEELAAAEVTGQAGNGLVEVTVTAGLEPRSVKIDPTVVDPEDVETLQDLVTGALADAVRRAQELQQQKMGPLAGGLDMGGLGLPGA encoded by the coding sequence ATGCAGACGATCCTGCAGCAGGCGCAGAAGATGCAGCAGCAGCTCCAGCAGGTGCAGGAGGAGCTCGCCGCCGCGGAGGTGACGGGCCAGGCCGGGAACGGCCTCGTCGAGGTCACCGTCACCGCCGGTCTCGAACCGCGCTCGGTGAAGATCGACCCGACGGTCGTCGACCCCGAGGACGTCGAGACGCTCCAGGACCTGGTCACCGGCGCGCTCGCCGACGCCGTCCGGCGCGCGCAGGAGCTGCAGCAGCAGAAGATGGGCCCGCTCGCCGGCGGCCTCGACATGGGCGGCCTGGGACTCCCGGGCGCCTGA
- a CDS encoding DUF222 domain-containing protein, protein MRAKSSDGGDPVTAALSAMLDQLSTLADTDTDPTGGVTAATRIDRIALLEKLRGAVAAAQHTEAIGFARAQVEDTLARGDIHPSKVQRGIADQIALASRISPTAGSRRLNTAWTLRADLPGVRGLLVAGRISEDIATQVVSETRHLTAELRRQVDTQIVATRIEDLNPRQAALKVRDLAYRADKAAYVQRGRTARKDRRVTLRPAPDTMAVLSALVPVEQGVAALAALRRHADTTVGVGDEPRNRDQVMADTLVERLTGQTEAADVNVEVGIVIPVDALVDPRSPATAQVVGHGPIPACLAREVLAGTKGRRWWRRLFTRPAGGPLIGADPRRRYFDGVLAALIRIRDDDRCRDPYCGAPCRNIDHIHPDA, encoded by the coding sequence ATGCGAGCGAAGTCGAGCGACGGCGGGGACCCGGTCACCGCCGCGCTGTCGGCGATGCTCGACCAGCTGTCCACGCTCGCCGACACCGACACCGACCCCACCGGCGGGGTGACCGCGGCGACCCGGATCGACCGGATCGCGCTGCTGGAGAAACTCCGTGGCGCGGTCGCCGCGGCCCAGCACACCGAGGCGATCGGGTTCGCCCGCGCCCAGGTCGAAGACACGCTCGCCCGCGGCGACATCCACCCCAGCAAGGTGCAGCGCGGGATCGCCGACCAGATCGCCCTCGCTTCTCGCATCTCGCCCACCGCCGGGTCGCGGCGGTTGAACACCGCCTGGACCCTGCGCGCCGACCTGCCCGGCGTGCGTGGCCTGCTGGTGGCCGGGCGGATCTCCGAAGACATCGCCACCCAGGTGGTGTCCGAGACCCGGCACCTGACCGCGGAGCTGCGCCGGCAGGTGGACACCCAGATCGTCGCCACCCGGATCGAGGACCTGAACCCGCGCCAGGCCGCGTTGAAGGTCCGCGACCTCGCCTACCGGGCGGACAAGGCCGCTTATGTCCAGCGGGGCCGTACCGCGCGTAAGGATCGCCGGGTCACCCTGCGGCCGGCCCCGGACACCATGGCCGTGCTCTCCGCCCTGGTGCCGGTCGAACAAGGCGTCGCCGCGCTGGCCGCGTTGCGCCGGCACGCCGACACCACGGTCGGGGTCGGCGACGAACCCCGTAACCGGGACCAGGTCATGGCCGACACCCTGGTCGAACGCCTCACCGGGCAAACCGAAGCCGCCGATGTGAACGTCGAGGTCGGCATCGTCATCCCGGTCGACGCCCTGGTCGACCCCCGCTCCCCGGCCACCGCGCAGGTGGTCGGGCACGGCCCGATCCCGGCCTGCCTCGCCCGCGAGGTCCTGGCCGGCACCAAGGGCCGCCGCTGGTGGCGACGCCTGTTCACCCGACCGGCCGGCGGACCGCTGATCGGCGCCGACCCCCGGCGCCGCTACTTCGACGGCGTGCTCGCGGCGTTGATCCGGATCCGGGACGACGACCGCTGCCGGGACCCCTACTGCGGGGCACCGTGCCGCAACATCGACCACATCCACCCCGACGCATAA